TTTCATTAAGTAAAGTGTTTAACGGTTAATCATAAAACAATGGCAAAGATTCAGGTAAAACAAGTAAAAAGCGCTATTGGTAGAACTAAAACCCAAAAAAGAACGCTTGAAGCATTAGGATTGAAGAAACTTCACCAAGTTGTAGAACATGACGACAGCCCGGCAATCCTGGGGATGGTAGCAGCAGTTAGCCACTTAGTGGAAGTTCAAAAATAATTTTAAAATAGACGTTAGAAGTTAGAAATCAGATTTCAGCTTTTTTTAAAAAGATCGAGGTCTGATTTTTAATCTAACATCTAACATCTAAACTCTAAAATCTAAAACATAATGAATTTAAATAACATAAGACCGGCATCAGGCTCCACTCACAACTCCAAAAGATTGGGTAGAGGACAAGGTAGCGGAAAAGGCGGTACTTCTACAAAA
This DNA window, taken from Chryseobacterium sp. 6424, encodes the following:
- the rpmD gene encoding 50S ribosomal protein L30, which encodes MAKIQVKQVKSAIGRTKTQKRTLEALGLKKLHQVVEHDDSPAILGMVAAVSHLVEVQK